The sequence below is a genomic window from Sorangiineae bacterium MSr12523.
ATGAATCCCGTGTTGAAGGTCCGCTCGTCCTGGCTCACCGTCTGCACGTCGCGCTCGCCGAAGATGCGATCCAGCGCCACACTGGCCTTGACCGCGCCGTCGGGATCCGTCGTGCGGCTGGTGATCCAGCCGATCATGTTGCGCCGCTCAGACGGCAACGTGTCGTCGAGGCGCTGCCAGTGAAAGAGGAACGTCTGTTGGCCGACGTGCGGCGCCGCCGTATAGATGCCCGAGACGGTGAACGTCCACCCGGCCCCTTCGGGTGCGGGATAGAGAGGGCTTTCCAGGGTGATGCGGTCGCCCACCTTCCACCCGAACTTGTCGGCCAGCCCTTTTCCGACGATGGCCCCCGAGCGATCCTTCAGGAACGCGTCGTACTGGTCCTTCGGCACGTGCACGTCGTCGTAGACCTCGAAGTACGTCTTGCCGTCGACGGCGATGCTCGCGAAAAACTCGTTCGGATGGTTCGGCTCGCGCCCGCCGAACCAATTCGCGTACGTCACCGCCCGCACGAGAGGCCGGCCGTCGGCGCCTTTGGCATTGGCCACGTCCTCCGCGTACCGTTTGGGCAACGGTAGAACGAAGGTGACCTTGTGCCGGGTCATGAGGCGATCCTTCTGCGCGAACTCCTGCGCCACCGTCCACGAGCGCAGCGCCGTGCGCAGGGTGATGAACGTCATCACCGCGACGGCGGCACCGAGCACGGTCAGGGCGAGACGAACCTTGTTGCGGAACACGTTCCGCACGACCAAGTGTCCGAGGTTCATATCAAGGCTCCCTTGTCGAGGCGGCGGATGATCGATGCGCGCTCGGCGGCCGTGGGATCGTGCGTGACCATGACGATGGTCTTGCCCATCTCGCGGTAAAGCTTCTCGAAGATCTCCAGCACCTCGTTGGCACTCTGCCGATCGAGATCGCCCGTGGGTTCGTCGGCGATGATGACCAGCGGATCGTTCACGATGGCGCGCGCAATGGCCACGCGCTGCTCCTGCCCGCCGGAGAGCTGGCGCGGGTAGTGGCCCATGCGCTGCTCGAGCCCCACGATCTTCAGCGCCGTTTGGGCGCGCTTGCGCCGTTCGGAGGATGGCAGCGACGTAAGGAGAAGCGGCAGCTCGACGTTCTCCAGTGCCGTGAGCACGGGCAAGAGGTTGTACGCCTGAAAAATGATGCCCAACGTCTGCGCGCGCCACTCGGAGAGCTCCGCGTCGCTCAATTGATCGAGCCGCACGCCGGCCACCTCCAAGCTGCCGCGTGTGGGGCGATCCAGACCGCCGATGAGGTTGAGCAACGTCGTCTTGCCCGAGCCCGACGGGCCCATGAGGGCCTCGAATGCGCCCTGCGCGACATCGAGATCGAGATCGCTCAGGATGCGCAAAGTCTCCCCTCCGCGTTGGTACTCCTTGGCGACACCGCGCAGGCGGATGACGGGAGGGCCGTCGGCGAAGGGCGCGATGCGCACCGAGTTGGTGACTTTGGGGGAGGCGTTCGTTCGGTCTCGTTCGAGTTCCAGTTCCATCACTTCGCTTCGCTTTCCTTGACCATCTGACCATCCATGAGATCCGGGCCCGGGTTTTCCGCGACGCGCGTTCCCGACGAAGGCCCTTCCGCCAGAACGAATCTCCCGCCGAGTGCCTCGCCGAGCGTCACGCGCTCGAGGTGCACGGCATCGCCCCGAAGGGCGAAGACGAACTTTTGCCCACCGCGCTCGACGATGGCCGACTTGGAGACCACCGTTTGCGGGGCGGCGTGGAGCTTTTCCGGGTCGAGCGCCTCGCGCAGAAAGCCCACGCGGGCCGCCATTTCCGCGCGCAGCTCCGGCACCGGGTCGAGGAACTTCACTTTGACCAGGGCCGTGGCTTTCGCGCGATTCAGGCGGGGTCCCACCATGACGACCTGGCCGCGGTGACGGTCGTTCGGAAACGCGTCGAGCACGATTTCGCAGGGTGCCTCGACCGCCACGGCGCCCGCGCGGCCTTCGGGCACGTCGACTTCGACGAGAAGCGATGCCGGGTCGAGAATTTCGACCAGCGGGGTTTCGTTGGTGACGACCTCGCCCACCTCGAGCGGCTTGGTCGTGAGCACGCCATCGATGGGCGCGAGCACGCGCATGTCGTGAAGTGCGGCTTCGATGCGGGCGGCATCGGCCGATGCGGCCTTGATTTCCGCCTCGGCCGCGGCCACCGAGGCCGAAAGCGACAGGGAACGCGTCTCCAGATCTTCCGCTGTGGCGACGGCCACCGCGCCGCTGGCAGCGAGCTTCTTCTCACGGGCCAGGGAGCGCTCCGTCTCGGCCAGGGTGGCGCGGGCGACCTGCACTTTGGCGCGCGCAACCTCGACGCGGGCACGCGCGGCCGCGAGCTCCCGGCGTTGATCCGTGGGATCGAGCTCGAAGAGCACGTCACCTTGGTGCACGCGATCGCCCTCGTGGGCGTTCGTCTTGGTGATGCGCCCCTGAACCTTCGCGCCGACCTTCGCTGTGCGCTGCGCCACGACGTATCCGGTGGCCGTGAGCTCGACCGAAGCCTGCGACGGCGCCACCTGCGCAATCTCCGTCATGCGTACGACGGGGCGCTGCACCCTCGCGAGCAACGGACGCGCCGATACGGCG
It includes:
- a CDS encoding FtsX-like permease family protein; the encoded protein is MNLGHLVVRNVFRNKVRLALTVLGAAVAVMTFITLRTALRSWTVAQEFAQKDRLMTRHKVTFVLPLPKRYAEDVANAKGADGRPLVRAVTYANWFGGREPNHPNEFFASIAVDGKTYFEVYDDVHVPKDQYDAFLKDRSGAIVGKGLADKFGWKVGDRITLESPLYPAPEGAGWTFTVSGIYTAAPHVGQQTFLFHWQRLDDTLPSERRNMIGWITSRTTDPDGAVKASVALDRIFGERDVQTVSQDERTFNTGFIGMISSVLDVLSVLSLVILAIMGLILANAVGMSTRERTSEYAALKAVGFKPRHIAFIVAGEAALVGFLGGLVGLVLSYLVVDRGVGKFFEENMTQFFPVFRVDGSTLAMALVVAIALGLCASLQPAIRASRLRVTEALRRVA
- a CDS encoding ABC transporter ATP-binding protein — encoded protein: MELELERDRTNASPKVTNSVRIAPFADGPPVIRLRGVAKEYQRGGETLRILSDLDLDVAQGAFEALMGPSGSGKTTLLNLIGGLDRPTRGSLEVAGVRLDQLSDAELSEWRAQTLGIIFQAYNLLPVLTALENVELPLLLTSLPSSERRKRAQTALKIVGLEQRMGHYPRQLSGGQEQRVAIARAIVNDPLVIIADEPTGDLDRQSANEVLEIFEKLYREMGKTIVMVTHDPTAAERASIIRRLDKGALI
- a CDS encoding efflux RND transporter periplasmic adaptor subunit; the protein is MARVQNDSLSAELASLRIDRTGPSRGSSSPSPPVRGTQGGLSKRWIALLAVAGVGAVSAVSARPLLARVQRPVVRMTEIAQVAPSQASVELTATGYVVAQRTAKVGAKVQGRITKTNAHEGDRVHQGDVLFELDPTDQRRELAAARARVEVARAKVQVARATLAETERSLAREKKLAASGAVAVATAEDLETRSLSLSASVAAAEAEIKAASADAARIEAALHDMRVLAPIDGVLTTKPLEVGEVVTNETPLVEILDPASLLVEVDVPEGRAGAVAVEAPCEIVLDAFPNDRHRGQVVMVGPRLNRAKATALVKVKFLDPVPELRAEMAARVGFLREALDPEKLHAAPQTVVSKSAIVERGGQKFVFALRGDAVHLERVTLGEALGGRFVLAEGPSSGTRVAENPGPDLMDGQMVKESEAK